In Streptomyces sp. NBC_01439, the following are encoded in one genomic region:
- a CDS encoding PPOX class F420-dependent oxidoreductase produces MDLEELGRARYVSLTTFRKDGTPVATPVWAVADGGELYVWTRSDSWKAKRIRNNGRVTVTACDMRGRVEEGARVREGEARLLGEAGLRRVRKLMSRKYTWQFWVVDVPAALARRGKRPHTAIAVKL; encoded by the coding sequence ATGGATCTCGAAGAGCTCGGCAGGGCGCGGTACGTCAGCCTCACCACCTTCCGCAAGGACGGCACGCCCGTGGCGACACCGGTGTGGGCGGTCGCCGACGGGGGTGAGCTGTACGTGTGGACGCGCAGCGATTCGTGGAAGGCCAAGCGGATCCGCAACAACGGGCGGGTCACCGTCACCGCCTGCGACATGCGCGGGCGCGTCGAGGAAGGGGCACGGGTGCGGGAGGGCGAGGCCCGGCTGCTCGGCGAGGCGGGGCTGCGGCGGGTGCGGAAGCTGATGTCCCGCAAGTACACCTGGCAGTTCTGGGTGGTGGACGTGCCCGCTGCCCTGGCGCGCCGGGGCAAGCGTCCGCACACCGCGATCGCCGTCAAGCTTTGA
- a CDS encoding alginate lyase family protein — MNASKRVGFAVVGALLAGGLLLAACTAPEDRHRAGDVVFHHPGVVVSHGQLRQAKQMVAAGKEPWLSAYRALLGSRYASLDYTPHPADVVPCPFNSGPQSCLDERQDAIAAYSHALLWSVNGRAAHARKAVQIMDAWSAVMKKHREDNAGLQAAWSGSSWARAAEIMHADYPDWAEPRVTRFKQMLRTAYLPAVRAQVPAYNGNWELAMTDAAVSIAVFLEDQAIFRESLERFRARVPAYFYLRMDGPRPMSPRSAAIQTAAQVKAYWFDQGTYVDGIAQETCRNLMHVGYALAASAHIAETAWHQGVDLYGEQSARLRTALEFHAKYQLGAKAPPWLCGGKVERTMGPDLEVALHHYETRTGAKLPYTRALVEKTRPAGTDELFVAWETVSHGETPPA; from the coding sequence ATGAACGCTTCCAAGCGAGTCGGTTTCGCAGTCGTCGGTGCCCTCCTCGCGGGCGGCCTGCTGCTCGCGGCGTGCACCGCCCCCGAAGACCGCCACCGTGCCGGCGACGTGGTCTTCCACCACCCCGGCGTCGTCGTCAGCCACGGCCAGTTGCGGCAGGCGAAGCAGATGGTCGCGGCCGGCAAGGAACCCTGGCTCTCCGCCTACCGGGCGCTCCTCGGCAGCCGCTACGCCTCGCTCGACTACACCCCGCACCCGGCCGACGTGGTCCCCTGCCCCTTCAACAGCGGGCCGCAGTCCTGTCTCGACGAACGACAGGACGCGATCGCCGCCTACAGCCACGCCCTGCTGTGGTCGGTGAACGGCAGGGCCGCCCATGCGCGCAAGGCCGTGCAGATCATGGACGCCTGGTCGGCCGTGATGAAGAAGCACCGCGAGGACAACGCCGGACTCCAGGCCGCCTGGTCCGGATCCAGCTGGGCGCGGGCCGCCGAGATCATGCACGCCGACTACCCGGACTGGGCGGAGCCCCGGGTCACCCGGTTCAAGCAGATGCTGCGCACGGCCTACCTGCCGGCCGTCCGCGCCCAGGTGCCCGCCTACAACGGCAACTGGGAACTGGCCATGACCGACGCCGCCGTCTCCATCGCCGTCTTCCTGGAGGACCAGGCGATCTTCCGGGAGTCCCTGGAGCGGTTCCGGGCGCGCGTGCCGGCGTACTTCTACCTCCGGATGGACGGCCCCCGCCCGATGTCCCCGCGGTCCGCCGCCATCCAGACGGCCGCCCAGGTCAAGGCGTACTGGTTCGACCAGGGCACCTACGTCGACGGCATCGCCCAGGAGACCTGCCGCAACCTGATGCACGTCGGCTACGCGCTCGCCGCGTCCGCGCACATCGCCGAGACCGCCTGGCACCAGGGCGTCGACCTGTACGGCGAGCAGTCCGCCCGGCTGCGCACCGCGCTGGAGTTCCACGCGAAGTACCAGCTCGGGGCGAAGGCCCCGCCGTGGCTGTGCGGGGGCAAGGTGGAGCGGACCATGGGGCCCGACCTGGAGGTGGCCCTGCACCACTACGAGACCCGGACCGGCGCGAAGCTCCCGTACACCCGCGCCCTGGTCGAGAAGACCCGGCCGGCCGGGACGGACGAACTGTTCGTGGCGTGGGAAACGGTCAGCCACGGAGAGACCCCGCCCGCCTGA
- the map gene encoding type I methionyl aminopeptidase, whose amino-acid sequence MVKLKTDREIDEMRAAGRVVARALAAVREAADVGVSLRDLDRVAREVLRGAGATSPFLGYRPPFAPVPFPAVVCVSVNDAIVHGIPDDYRLRGGDLVSVDCGAELGGWTGDAAVSFTVGPARPADLRLIETSEAALAAGIAAAVPGNRIGDIAHAIGTTCRAAGYGVPDGFGGHGIGRTMHEDPGVPNEGPPGRGMKLRPGLVLAIEPMLISGGTDDYACDADGWTLRTVDGSRAAHSEHTVAITADGPRILTTL is encoded by the coding sequence ATGGTGAAACTGAAGACGGACCGAGAGATCGACGAGATGCGGGCCGCGGGCCGGGTGGTGGCCCGCGCCCTGGCCGCCGTACGGGAGGCCGCCGACGTGGGGGTGTCCCTGCGGGACCTGGACCGGGTGGCCCGCGAGGTGCTCCGCGGGGCCGGTGCCACATCGCCCTTCCTGGGCTACCGGCCGCCGTTCGCGCCCGTGCCCTTCCCCGCCGTGGTGTGCGTCTCGGTGAACGACGCGATCGTGCACGGCATCCCCGACGACTACCGGCTGCGGGGCGGCGACCTGGTCAGCGTCGATTGCGGGGCGGAGCTCGGCGGCTGGACCGGGGACGCGGCGGTCAGCTTCACCGTCGGTCCCGCCCGGCCCGCCGACCTCCGGCTGATCGAAACCTCCGAGGCGGCCCTCGCCGCCGGGATCGCCGCCGCCGTGCCCGGGAACCGGATCGGCGACATCGCCCACGCGATCGGCACCACCTGCCGCGCCGCCGGGTACGGAGTGCCGGACGGCTTCGGCGGTCACGGCATCGGCCGCACCATGCACGAGGACCCGGGCGTGCCCAACGAGGGCCCGCCGGGACGCGGCATGAAGCTGCGCCCCGGCCTGGTCCTGGCCATCGAGCCGATGCTGATCTCGGGCGGTACGGACGACTACGCGTGCGACGCGGACGGCTGGACCCTGCGGACCGTCGACGGCAGCCGCGCCGCGCACTCGGAGCACACGGTCGCGATCACCGCCGACGGCCCGCGGATCCTCACCACCCTCTGA
- a CDS encoding nitrilase-related carbon-nitrogen hydrolase: protein MAQVVRAALVQATWTGDTESMIAKHEEHARRAAAQGAQIIGFQEVFNAPYFCQVQEPEHYGWAEAVPDGPTVRRMQDLARETGMVIVVPVFELESEGFYYNTAAVIDADGSYLGKYRKHHIPQVKGFWEKYYFRPGNLGWPVFDTAVGRIGVYICYDRHFPEGWRQLGLAGAQLVYNPSATSRGLSAYLWQLEQPASAVANEYFVAAINRVGQEEYGDNDFYGTSYFVDPRGQFVGEVASDKDEELVVRDLDFDLIKEVRDQWAFYRDRRPDAYGGLVQP, encoded by the coding sequence ATGGCCCAAGTCGTCCGCGCCGCGCTGGTCCAGGCCACCTGGACCGGAGACACCGAATCGATGATCGCCAAACACGAGGAGCACGCGCGGCGGGCAGCCGCCCAGGGCGCGCAGATCATCGGCTTCCAAGAAGTCTTCAACGCCCCCTACTTCTGTCAGGTCCAGGAGCCCGAGCACTACGGCTGGGCCGAGGCCGTCCCCGACGGCCCGACCGTACGCCGCATGCAGGACCTCGCCCGCGAGACCGGCATGGTGATCGTCGTACCGGTCTTCGAGTTGGAGAGCGAGGGCTTCTACTACAACACCGCTGCCGTCATCGATGCCGACGGCAGCTACCTGGGCAAGTACCGCAAGCACCACATCCCCCAGGTCAAAGGGTTCTGGGAGAAGTACTACTTCCGTCCGGGCAACCTCGGCTGGCCCGTCTTCGACACCGCCGTCGGCCGGATCGGCGTCTACATCTGCTACGACCGCCACTTCCCCGAGGGATGGCGCCAACTGGGCCTGGCCGGAGCCCAGCTGGTCTACAACCCCTCCGCCACCTCCCGAGGCCTGTCCGCGTACCTGTGGCAGCTGGAGCAGCCCGCCTCCGCCGTCGCCAACGAGTACTTCGTCGCGGCCATCAACCGCGTCGGCCAGGAGGAGTACGGCGACAACGACTTCTACGGCACCAGCTACTTCGTCGACCCCCGCGGTCAGTTCGTCGGGGAGGTCGCCAGCGACAAGGACGAGGAACTCGTCGTCCGCGACCTCGACTTCGACCTGATCAAGGAGGTCCGCGACCAGTGGGCCTTCTACCGCGACCGCCGCCCCGACGCCTACGGAGGGCTCGTACAACCGTGA
- a CDS encoding helix-turn-helix domain-containing protein: protein MVRTPLTPEERERGERLGVLLREARGDRSMVEVAAGAGLSAETLRKIETGRAPTPAFFTVAALAAALGLSLDDLLRRCAAVPA, encoded by the coding sequence ATGGTCCGAACCCCCCTCACCCCCGAAGAGCGCGAGCGCGGCGAGCGGCTCGGCGTCCTGCTGCGCGAGGCCCGCGGCGACCGGAGCATGGTCGAGGTCGCGGCCGGCGCCGGGCTCTCCGCCGAGACGCTGCGGAAGATCGAGACCGGCCGGGCACCCACCCCCGCCTTCTTCACGGTCGCCGCCCTCGCCGCGGCGCTCGGCCTCTCGCTGGACGATCTGCTGCGACGCTGCGCCGCCGTCCCGGCCTGA